CTCCTATCAAGGCTGCTGACGAGATTGGCATCATATGGTTATTCTCGGCAATAAGCTTAGCTATTAGCCCCATCAGTAGTAACCAGCTACTCAACCTCCCAGCAAGGATCTCCTTAAGAACATACACAGCGAAGAGGCCGTGTAATACACCAGACAGTCCATAGTAATTCTGGGTTGAGGTAAACATTAGCCCTATACCTACGCAAAGTGCGAGAACTGCGGTGTGTAATATAAAGCCTTTGGTAGGCGTTCTAAATAGATAGGCTAGCAGCCAATAACCGATAACATTCATGCCCAGGTGATAGGCGTTAATGTGAGTGAAGCTGCCAGTGAAGATTCGCCACCACTGATGTGAGCTTGTCACATCATGCTGCCAATGAAATAGTGCAGACAGTTGTGGCATCATCAGAATCAGTAAGGTTAAACTAAATAGAACAAGAAACTTAAGCACTGGAAATATGTCTCGTTATTGTGAATGTTGTGGTAGAGCCCTAAAAGCCTGCATCTGTGGATGGATATCTAAGGTAGATAGCCCAACAGAGGTTGTTATATTGCAGCACCCTAGTGAGGTTAATCAAGCAAAAGGTACGGCAAAGATTGTTGAGCTCTGTTTGGCAACAAGCCGGGTGCTGATTGGGGAGGATTTTACTCAACATAATGAGCTCAATCGTTTATTGTGCAGACCTAATGTGCTCCATTTATTATTGTTCCCTAGTGATGAATCTCATCAACTGGTGACAATGGTGAATGATGCCATGAATGCGTCATCGCCAACTACATGCTTAATCGTACTTGATGGAACCTGGAAGAAAGCCTTTAAGATGTTTCAGGTATCTAAAAATCTACACTTAATACCTAAGGTACATTTGCCTTTAGAATTGAGTGGAAGATATACGATTCGTAAGTCCCCACGCGATAATGCGTTGTCTACTGTTGAGGCTGTCTATCACGCCCTTTCTATTTTGGATTCAACTGCCCCACAACCGCTACTTGATGCGTTTGATAAGATGATTGAATTCCAACTCAGTCAAGTACCAGAGCATTTTAGACAATCCCATTTTGGTACAAGAAATCGTTAGCTGGCGAACATTTGGCTATGCAGTCGTTGGGCATAGCCGTCGGTCATATTTGCTATGTAATCGCAGATGACACGCAGACCTTGGTCTTGGGCATCGCGAGCTACTTGCCATTTGGATCTGGTTGCCTCTGGGAGTAATCTCTGAGGGTCGCCACTAAGAGCCTCAAATAGGTCAATAATTATCTGTTGTCCACGGTACTCAATGATCTGAATTGGGGTTGCCTGAATAACAAACTGGCTGACAAAGTCTTTGAATATCTGAAGTACGTTCAACATTGATAGCTCAAGAGTCGCATTGTGAGCGATAAGGGGATGCATGCCTTGGCACTTTTCCACTCGGATAAGCTTTGCACTGGTTAGTAACGCATTGACTATGCCACCAATAGCGTCTTTTCTCAGGTAATGTTCCTCAGAAAAAAGCTGTTCGGTTAGGCGCTCTCCGTTTGTTTCAAACCAT
Above is a genomic segment from Vibrio gallicus containing:
- the rrtA gene encoding rhombosortase, which codes for MLKFLVLFSLTLLILMMPQLSALFHWQHDVTSSHQWWRIFTGSFTHINAYHLGMNVIGYWLLAYLFRTPTKGFILHTAVLALCVGIGLMFTSTQNYYGLSGVLHGLFAVYVLKEILAGRLSSWLLLMGLIAKLIAENNHMMPISSAALIGARVSTESHLIGSVCGLALPLIALGWRRLR
- a CDS encoding tRNA-uridine aminocarboxypropyltransferase, with the translated sequence MSRYCECCGRALKACICGWISKVDSPTEVVILQHPSEVNQAKGTAKIVELCLATSRVLIGEDFTQHNELNRLLCRPNVLHLLLFPSDESHQLVTMVNDAMNASSPTTCLIVLDGTWKKAFKMFQVSKNLHLIPKVHLPLELSGRYTIRKSPRDNALSTVEAVYHALSILDSTAPQPLLDAFDKMIEFQLSQVPEHFRQSHFGTRNR